The following proteins come from a genomic window of Gadus morhua chromosome 11, gadMor3.0, whole genome shotgun sequence:
- the bola1 gene encoding bolA-like protein 1 gives MLARILLCARPVSATLPALTRPLAHSTAHMDPGSGGRPVETAIRTKLTGALVPAHLEVHNESHMHAVPPGSESHFRVLVVSASFDGLSLIQRHRLVNEALREELSSCVHALAIQAKTPAQWGSNPSVAKSPPCMGGSKGDHSVEVKLAAGRE, from the coding sequence ATGTTGGCCCGCATACTTCTCTGTGCCCGGCCCGTCTCCGCCACCCTACCCGCCTTAACTCGCCCCCTGGCCCACTCCACCGCTCATATGGACCCCGGCTCCGGGGGTCGGCCTGTGGAGACGGCGATCAGAACCAAGCTGACCGGCGCCCTTGTGCCAGCGCACCTAGAAGTCCACAACGAGAGCCACATGCACGCCGTGCCGCCGGGCTCCGAGTCCCACTTCCGCGTGTTGGTGGTGAGCGCAAGCTTTGACGGCCTCTCTCTGATACAGCGCCACCGCCTGGTGAATGAGGCGCTGCGCGAGGAGCTGAGCAGCTGTGTGCACGCACTGGCCATCCAGGCCAAGACCCCCGCCCAGTGGGGCAGTAACCCCTCCGTGGCCAAGAGTCCCCCCTGCATGGGGGGCTCAAAGGGGGACCACTCTGTGGAGGTGAAGCTGGCGGCCGGGAGAGAGTGA